In Prosthecochloris sp. GSB1, the following proteins share a genomic window:
- a CDS encoding iron-containing alcohol dehydrogenase, with amino-acid sequence MELSGFNLLRQPRVVFGAGTFRELPSLSSGYGRRALLVTGSATLCRSGRLDELLSLMSAKGIECESMEVSREPSPELVDHAVRRYRPDAIAVVVAVGGGSVIDAGKAVSAMLPCGEPVEQYIEGLAGYRPHDGSKIPFIAVPTTAGTGTEATSNAVISRVGREGYKRSLRHREFVPDIAVIDPSLMVGLPSGLTASSGMDAVTQLLEAYVSPGASPYTDALAWSGLEHFVRSFSSACSAGASSIAVRSDMAYAALVSGIALANAGLGVVHGFASSIGGYVDIPHGTLCGTLLASATKENIRVLRMSGDQALPFIAKYARAGRLFAGDPSLDDNGACDSLVDIVESWVDRLGFPRLGRYGITAGDVDVLADLTRGKNNPAALAKDNLKRILMERL; translated from the coding sequence ATGGAACTATCCGGATTCAACTTGCTTCGCCAACCCCGCGTGGTTTTCGGTGCGGGAACCTTTCGCGAGCTGCCTTCTCTTTCATCAGGCTACGGCCGCCGGGCTTTGCTCGTCACGGGATCCGCAACGCTTTGTCGTTCAGGGCGTCTCGACGAACTTCTTTCGCTGATGTCGGCGAAGGGGATAGAATGCGAGTCAATGGAGGTCTCGCGCGAACCTTCGCCCGAACTCGTAGACCATGCCGTGCGGCGCTACAGGCCCGACGCAATAGCCGTTGTGGTCGCTGTCGGAGGTGGCAGCGTCATCGACGCCGGAAAGGCCGTGTCGGCCATGCTGCCTTGCGGAGAGCCAGTGGAACAGTACATCGAGGGCCTGGCGGGATACCGTCCTCACGATGGATCGAAAATTCCGTTCATCGCAGTGCCCACCACGGCCGGAACGGGTACGGAGGCGACGAGCAACGCGGTGATCAGCCGTGTTGGCCGGGAGGGGTACAAGCGTTCTCTCCGTCATCGGGAGTTCGTGCCGGACATCGCGGTGATCGACCCGTCCCTCATGGTGGGGCTTCCCTCCGGCCTGACCGCTTCTTCAGGCATGGATGCGGTCACCCAGCTTCTCGAAGCCTACGTTTCTCCCGGCGCTTCCCCGTATACCGATGCCCTGGCCTGGAGCGGTCTCGAACATTTCGTCCGTTCTTTTTCTTCCGCCTGTTCCGCCGGCGCTTCCAGCATCGCCGTCAGGAGCGATATGGCTTATGCGGCCCTTGTATCGGGCATTGCGCTCGCCAACGCCGGGCTGGGGGTCGTGCACGGCTTCGCTTCATCCATCGGCGGCTACGTCGATATTCCGCACGGCACTCTCTGCGGGACGTTGCTGGCTTCAGCCACGAAAGAAAATATCAGGGTGCTCCGTATGTCCGGCGATCAGGCGCTTCCTTTCATCGCCAAGTATGCCCGCGCCGGAAGACTGTTCGCCGGCGATCCTTCGCTCGACGACAACGGTGCCTGCGATTCGCTTGTCGATATCGTCGAGTCATGGGTCGATCGTCTTGGTTTTCCGAGGCTCGGCCGCTATGGGATAACGGCCGGTGATGTCGACGTTCTCGCCGACCTTACCCGAGGCAAGAACAATCCGGCCGCGCTTGCGAAGGATAATCTCAAACGGATTCTAATGGAGAGGTTATGA
- a CDS encoding tetratricopeptide repeat protein, translating into MRFYRAGNYPQALRCFSAAHDEDPDNPETIAALLDAFELLDREDEADKLFEMLIDSRTGRPEFFSSVGDIAYARKKHGIAERYYAKSLSGKQDHAVRRRYAEVLAWQKKYILALDQIGLLQKSGISDSSLLEFKADVLSWNRQYEDAVRDYLELYEAGKGGDDVFEKLKDIIAFSLWDGKRLDFYLEILDRDAFAEEDSLKFLLARSFAGNRRYEDAKEILEKLHLQSPSDKRIALQYVSVLENLDLPKKTYAVIERCLESNPEDRKLLERYAAVAEAFGDAETALDVYYRLLAAFPEDSLFRLKTARTLVWAGRYGDALPLYKGLVDSGEANQDFHDEYVGLLFREKKYREIVRFYKSRFRAADLAKADAFRLADAYLAMNDRFSALEVYEQLQRRFPEDREVVLGLARVHSWEGNYETSMSLYVALRASGYFPDALAREYADVLFWSGSFRKAADEYARLLRSGRLDEKRLKNYAEAQIALGRYAESAEIYRSLLEKHKDEPGLVRGYASALAGTEQFDRAEELYSEHTYGGEAENPFEHPLFYTAAFAALEFSGSRLAGEALERVRRYLKEDGRASWYLNEREYYSNSLCWLSELYLVRKKSFSGSSP; encoded by the coding sequence ATGCGCTTCTACAGGGCAGGAAACTATCCTCAGGCTCTTCGCTGCTTTTCGGCCGCGCATGATGAAGACCCGGATAATCCTGAAACGATAGCAGCCCTTCTCGATGCGTTTGAGCTTCTCGACAGGGAAGATGAGGCGGACAAGCTTTTCGAGATGCTTATCGACAGCCGTACCGGGCGCCCCGAATTCTTTTCTTCGGTGGGTGACATTGCCTATGCGCGAAAAAAACACGGTATTGCAGAGCGTTATTATGCAAAAAGCCTTTCCGGTAAACAGGATCATGCGGTACGGCGCCGTTACGCCGAGGTTCTTGCATGGCAGAAAAAATATATCCTTGCGCTCGACCAGATAGGTCTCTTACAGAAATCGGGAATAAGTGATTCCTCTCTTCTGGAGTTCAAGGCAGACGTGTTGTCCTGGAACAGGCAATACGAGGATGCCGTGAGGGATTACCTTGAACTGTATGAAGCCGGAAAAGGCGGGGATGACGTTTTCGAAAAACTTAAAGATATTATTGCATTTTCTCTCTGGGATGGAAAGCGGCTTGATTTTTATCTTGAAATTCTCGATCGCGACGCCTTTGCGGAAGAAGATTCCCTGAAGTTTCTTCTTGCCCGGAGCTTTGCAGGCAATCGTCGATATGAGGATGCGAAAGAGATCCTCGAGAAACTGCATTTGCAAAGTCCATCGGATAAACGGATTGCGCTCCAGTATGTCTCGGTGCTTGAAAACCTCGATTTGCCGAAAAAGACCTATGCGGTTATCGAACGATGTCTCGAATCGAATCCCGAGGACAGGAAATTGCTTGAACGATATGCTGCCGTGGCCGAAGCCTTCGGTGATGCGGAGACAGCGCTCGATGTGTATTACAGGTTGCTTGCTGCTTTTCCCGAAGATTCGCTTTTCAGGCTGAAGACCGCACGGACACTTGTCTGGGCAGGGCGTTACGGGGATGCCCTGCCGCTCTACAAGGGGCTTGTCGATTCCGGTGAGGCGAATCAGGATTTTCACGATGAATACGTGGGCCTTCTTTTCCGGGAGAAAAAATACCGGGAAATCGTGCGGTTTTACAAGTCCCGTTTCAGGGCCGCTGATTTAGCGAAAGCGGATGCCTTTCGGCTTGCCGACGCTTATCTGGCGATGAACGATCGTTTCTCCGCTCTCGAGGTTTATGAACAGTTGCAGCGCAGGTTCCCCGAAGACAGGGAGGTCGTCCTGGGGCTGGCGCGCGTGCATTCATGGGAAGGCAACTACGAGACTTCCATGTCGCTTTACGTGGCATTGCGCGCTTCGGGCTATTTTCCGGACGCCCTGGCGCGGGAATACGCCGATGTTCTCTTCTGGAGCGGCAGTTTCAGGAAAGCCGCCGATGAATACGCAAGACTATTGCGTTCGGGAAGGCTGGACGAAAAGCGATTGAAAAATTACGCCGAGGCGCAGATCGCTCTGGGCCGTTACGCTGAATCGGCAGAAATATACCGGTCGCTTCTTGAAAAACACAAGGATGAGCCTGGTCTTGTGCGGGGCTACGCAAGCGCGCTTGCCGGTACGGAGCAATTCGACAGGGCTGAAGAACTCTACAGCGAGCATACATACGGCGGGGAGGCGGAAAATCCGTTTGAGCATCCGCTTTTTTATACCGCGGCTTTCGCGGCCCTGGAATTTTCCGGATCGCGGCTGGCTGGAGAAGCGCTTGAGCGTGTGCGACGTTATCTGAAAGAGGATGGCCGGGCATCCTGGTACCTCAATGAACGGGAGTACTATTCGAATAGCCTGTGCTGGTTGTCCGAGCTCTATCTTGTGAGGAAAAAATCCTTTTCAGGCAGCAGCCCTTGA
- a CDS encoding SET domain-containing protein-lysine N-methyltransferase, producing the protein MEPHIPAFFLAALAAGLSSGIQIGRKLRWSERRENEGSVRIGPSNVSGRGAFAGKEIAKGDVIERCPVLELDEKDVGGELMNYVFYGENETRRLVAMGNGMLFNHSSTPNVGYYLEDTPLGPELVLYALRCISEGEEMFYNYGDEWWSSRQAPTS; encoded by the coding sequence ATGGAACCACATATCCCGGCCTTTTTCCTCGCGGCGCTTGCAGCGGGGCTTTCGTCAGGAATCCAGATCGGCAGGAAACTCCGGTGGAGTGAACGCCGTGAAAACGAGGGCAGCGTACGCATAGGGCCATCCAATGTAAGCGGAAGAGGGGCCTTCGCCGGAAAGGAGATCGCAAAAGGAGACGTGATCGAACGATGCCCGGTCCTCGAACTCGACGAGAAAGACGTGGGCGGCGAACTGATGAACTACGTGTTTTACGGAGAAAACGAAACCCGTCGGCTGGTGGCGATGGGCAATGGCATGCTCTTCAACCATTCGTCAACCCCCAATGTCGGCTACTACCTCGAAGACACACCCCTCGGCCCTGAACTGGTGCTCTACGCACTGCGATGCATCAGCGAGGGGGAGGAAATGTTCTACAACTACGGTGACGAGTGGTGGTCTAGCCGACAGGCTCCGACATCTTGA
- a CDS encoding dihydrolipoyl dehydrogenase family protein: MNFDYDVIVIGGGAAGLTAAGVSASLGAKTALIEEKKLGGDCTWHGCIPSKTLLKSAKVADIVRKAAVFGIKTGEPEIDFEAVMKRVQDIQQQVYRDADAPEIYEKMGVTVIDGRGTFADEHTVRIAVNGGEELALRGRNIVIATGSRPVQPPIPGLDAVPYLTNETLFSLKTLPKRLLVVGAGPIGVEMSQAFARFGSNVTVFDFSDRILPKDHPELTALLQEILAGEGVDFRLGATVTGVAASGKTITVTAEDRKTGKAVAFQGDALLVAAGRKANIESLDIEAAGIETHERGIRINESCQTSRHHIYACGDVAGGAQFTHMAEHMAKVAASRMLTHLPLRTDEKHLPWCTYTDPELAHVGTTEEELKNKRISYEVYRFPFERIDRAITESETDGWIRVYAAGFDGRIYGADILGAHAGDLISELALAMRNGVTLRQMSDTIHPYPSYALGNRRAADQWYVSKQSGALVGMLQFFFGYQGKMPDTSDPERIV; the protein is encoded by the coding sequence ATGAACTTCGACTACGATGTCATCGTTATCGGCGGAGGCGCGGCCGGTCTTACGGCGGCCGGCGTCTCCGCCTCGCTCGGCGCGAAAACGGCCTTGATCGAAGAGAAAAAACTCGGCGGCGACTGTACCTGGCACGGCTGCATCCCGAGCAAAACCCTTTTGAAATCAGCGAAAGTAGCCGACATCGTTCGCAAGGCAGCGGTTTTCGGCATAAAAACCGGGGAACCAGAAATCGATTTCGAGGCGGTCATGAAGAGAGTGCAGGACATACAGCAGCAGGTCTACCGTGACGCAGACGCGCCCGAAATATACGAAAAAATGGGCGTAACGGTCATTGATGGCCGGGGAACCTTCGCCGATGAACACACGGTAAGAATAGCCGTGAACGGCGGTGAAGAACTGGCCCTGCGGGGCAGAAACATCGTCATAGCCACCGGCAGCCGCCCCGTGCAGCCGCCAATCCCCGGACTCGATGCGGTCCCTTATCTTACCAACGAAACCCTTTTTTCCCTGAAAACCCTGCCGAAAAGACTGCTTGTCGTCGGCGCGGGCCCCATCGGCGTCGAAATGAGCCAGGCGTTCGCCCGTTTCGGTTCGAACGTAACGGTGTTCGACTTCAGCGACCGGATACTCCCGAAGGATCATCCAGAGCTGACGGCTCTCCTGCAAGAAATCCTCGCCGGTGAAGGCGTCGACTTCAGACTCGGCGCAACCGTCACCGGAGTCGCCGCATCAGGCAAGACCATTACCGTGACCGCCGAGGACAGGAAAACGGGAAAAGCCGTCGCGTTTCAAGGCGACGCGCTGCTTGTCGCCGCTGGCAGAAAAGCCAACATCGAATCGCTCGATATCGAGGCCGCCGGTATCGAAACGCACGAGCGGGGCATCCGCATCAACGAAAGCTGCCAGACCTCCCGTCATCATATCTATGCCTGTGGCGATGTCGCCGGAGGCGCCCAGTTCACGCACATGGCAGAACACATGGCCAAGGTAGCTGCGAGCAGAATGCTGACGCACCTGCCGCTGAGAACCGACGAAAAACACCTCCCCTGGTGCACCTACACCGACCCGGAGCTTGCACATGTCGGCACGACCGAGGAAGAACTGAAAAACAAGCGCATTTCCTACGAAGTCTACCGCTTTCCGTTCGAGCGGATCGACCGGGCGATAACCGAAAGCGAAACCGATGGCTGGATCAGGGTCTACGCCGCCGGGTTCGACGGCCGCATATACGGGGCCGACATACTCGGAGCTCACGCCGGCGACCTCATAAGCGAGCTCGCTCTTGCGATGCGCAACGGGGTAACTCTCCGGCAGATGTCGGACACGATCCATCCCTACCCGTCCTATGCGCTTGGCAACCGGCGAGCCGCGGACCAGTGGTATGTCAGCAAGCAGTCGGGAGCACTGGTCGGCATGCTCCAGTTCTTCTTCGGCTACCAGGGCAAGATGCCCGACACGAGCGATCCCGAAAGAATCGTCTGA
- a CDS encoding ABC transporter ATP-binding protein has protein sequence MDDSQAGNGMDNVVLRVSEVSKRYIMGEVTVEALRRVSADFDAGELVVLLGTSGSGKSTLLNIIGGLDVPTEGRIFFHGREITAATEQELTAYRRESIGFVFQFYNLISSLTALENVQMVTEISGNPMPAEEALRLVDLADRMHHFPAQLSGGQQQRVAIARAVAKRPELLLCDEPTGALDYETGKLVLDVIRKVNDELGTTTLVITHNVSIAAMADRVVHMRSGEITEVERNVRKVAPSELSW, from the coding sequence ATGGACGACAGCCAGGCCGGAAACGGGATGGATAACGTCGTGCTTCGCGTAAGCGAGGTCAGCAAGAGATATATCATGGGTGAAGTGACCGTGGAGGCGCTGCGGCGGGTTTCAGCGGATTTCGATGCAGGCGAACTGGTCGTGCTGCTCGGCACTTCAGGCAGCGGAAAATCGACACTGCTCAACATTATCGGCGGTCTCGACGTGCCGACCGAAGGCAGGATTTTCTTTCACGGCCGGGAGATAACCGCAGCCACCGAACAGGAGCTTACCGCCTACCGGCGCGAATCGATCGGTTTCGTGTTCCAGTTCTACAATCTTATTTCGAGTCTTACGGCGCTGGAGAACGTCCAGATGGTAACGGAAATTTCAGGGAACCCGATGCCGGCCGAGGAAGCGCTCCGGCTTGTAGACCTTGCCGACAGGATGCATCATTTTCCGGCTCAGCTTTCGGGAGGACAGCAGCAGCGAGTGGCTATAGCCAGGGCCGTTGCCAAAAGACCCGAGCTGCTTCTGTGCGATGAACCTACAGGCGCGCTCGATTATGAAACGGGCAAGCTGGTGCTCGATGTGATCCGCAAGGTGAACGATGAACTCGGCACCACCACTCTCGTGATCACGCATAACGTGTCCATAGCAGCGATGGCCGACAGGGTCGTCCACATGCGAAGCGGTGAAATCACCGAGGTCGAACGCAACGTTCGGAAGGTTGCGCCTTCCGAACTGAGCTGGTAG
- a CDS encoding ABC transporter permease: MKPLNRKLLRELMRMKGQMLAVAAVVACGISVFVSMSSVEHSLKLSRARYYSDYRFADVFMQMKRAPVSMLDGVRRISGVAAVRARIVSDVTLDVPGLDEPATGRLLSIPDRKRPVLNDVFLREGRYIRPGHPEEVIASEPFMKANGLGLGDRIGAVINGRWKELVIVGKGLSPEYIYEVQPGAFFPDNRRFGVFWMSRDALESALDMTGAFNDLSLTLAHGASEKDVIDRLDVIFSRYGSLGAYGRGEQMSDRFISDEIKQVGIQITVLPTIFLGVAVFLLNIVLRRLVSTQRDLIAVMKAVGYTNEEVGLHYLGFAMVPVALGALAGTALGAWLGVGLTKVYEDFYNFAELVYSFRFRDAALAVLLSSGASLVGALGAVRHAVRLPPAEAMRPEAPAVYKPGFLDRRAFQKKISVAFRIIIRNLERRPWKAVLSIFMIALAVAILVSGRYSYDAVNHIMLVEFSGKHREDVTVMFNESRPRSVRYDFASMDGVLEQEFYREEAARLVYGHQSRRQSITGLAGSGGLRRLLDARNREFMLPERGILLTTTLADILGVQEGDTLRVEFLQGERRIENVPVAGRIDEMLGLSAYMRIDNLDRIAGNPGVVSAAYLRINDSRSERLFADFKEMPGIAGVMMLKAMQKSFEELIARSMTTSTVILTSFASILAFAVVYNGARISLSERARELSSLRVLGLTKGEIAVILLGEQAILTVIAIPLGFLIGIGLSVLLALGLSSELYRMPVVFSGINFVFALVVTIVVSIVSGLMIRYRLNHLDLIAVLKTRE, encoded by the coding sequence ATGAAGCCGCTGAACCGGAAGCTGCTGCGTGAACTGATGCGCATGAAAGGGCAGATGCTGGCCGTGGCAGCGGTCGTTGCCTGCGGTATTTCGGTATTCGTTTCGATGAGCAGCGTTGAGCACTCCCTCAAACTCTCCAGGGCGCGCTATTACAGCGACTACCGTTTCGCCGATGTCTTCATGCAGATGAAACGGGCTCCCGTTTCGATGCTCGACGGCGTCAGGCGCATTTCTGGAGTCGCGGCCGTCAGGGCTAGGATTGTTTCCGACGTCACGCTCGACGTACCCGGGCTCGACGAACCCGCTACCGGAAGGCTGCTTTCGATTCCTGACAGAAAACGCCCCGTGCTGAACGACGTTTTTCTGCGTGAAGGCCGCTACATCCGGCCGGGTCACCCCGAAGAGGTCATAGCCAGCGAACCCTTCATGAAGGCAAACGGCCTTGGACTGGGCGACCGGATCGGGGCGGTGATCAACGGCCGCTGGAAGGAGCTGGTCATTGTCGGCAAGGGGCTTTCGCCCGAATATATCTACGAAGTGCAGCCGGGCGCTTTTTTTCCCGACAACCGCCGGTTCGGGGTTTTCTGGATGAGCCGCGATGCACTCGAATCGGCTCTCGATATGACCGGGGCATTCAACGATCTTTCCCTTACGCTCGCTCACGGGGCGTCGGAAAAAGATGTGATCGACCGTCTCGACGTCATCTTTTCGCGATACGGTTCGCTCGGGGCATACGGAAGGGGCGAGCAGATGTCCGACCGGTTCATTTCCGACGAGATAAAGCAGGTCGGCATACAGATTACCGTATTGCCGACGATCTTTCTCGGCGTCGCGGTCTTTCTGCTCAATATCGTGCTGAGAAGGCTCGTAAGCACGCAGCGTGACCTGATCGCCGTCATGAAAGCCGTCGGCTACACGAACGAAGAGGTTGGCCTGCACTATCTTGGCTTCGCCATGGTGCCCGTGGCTCTGGGCGCTTTGGCCGGCACGGCTCTCGGCGCCTGGCTCGGGGTAGGCCTGACAAAGGTGTACGAGGATTTCTACAATTTCGCGGAACTCGTCTATTCTTTCCGATTCCGCGACGCCGCCCTGGCCGTCCTGCTGAGTTCGGGGGCTTCGCTTGTGGGTGCGCTCGGAGCGGTGCGCCATGCGGTAAGGCTTCCTCCGGCGGAGGCGATGAGGCCCGAGGCCCCGGCGGTCTACAAGCCCGGATTTCTCGACCGGCGAGCGTTTCAGAAGAAAATATCGGTAGCTTTCCGCATCATCATTCGCAATCTCGAACGGCGTCCGTGGAAAGCCGTGCTTTCGATTTTCATGATAGCGCTGGCCGTGGCGATCCTGGTCTCCGGGCGTTACAGTTACGACGCGGTCAATCATATCATGCTGGTAGAGTTCAGCGGCAAGCATCGCGAAGACGTGACCGTCATGTTCAACGAGTCACGTCCGCGTTCAGTGCGCTACGATTTCGCCTCGATGGACGGTGTGCTCGAACAGGAGTTCTACCGCGAGGAGGCTGCGCGCCTGGTTTACGGGCACCAGTCCCGGAGGCAGTCGATCACCGGACTCGCCGGTTCAGGCGGCCTGAGGCGTCTGCTCGACGCACGAAACCGGGAGTTCATGCTTCCCGAAAGAGGAATTCTTCTTACCACGACCCTCGCCGATATTCTCGGCGTGCAGGAGGGAGACACCCTCAGGGTGGAGTTTCTTCAGGGTGAGCGGCGGATCGAGAACGTGCCGGTTGCCGGCAGGATCGACGAAATGCTGGGGTTGTCGGCCTACATGCGCATCGACAATCTCGACCGTATTGCAGGCAATCCCGGTGTTGTCTCGGCGGCCTATCTGAGGATCAACGACAGCCGGTCGGAGAGGCTTTTCGCGGATTTCAAGGAAATGCCCGGGATCGCCGGCGTCATGATGCTGAAGGCCATGCAGAAAAGCTTCGAGGAGCTGATCGCCAGAAGCATGACCACCTCGACCGTTATCCTCACGTCATTCGCCTCGATACTCGCTTTCGCGGTCGTCTATAACGGAGCGCGAATCTCTCTTTCCGAAAGGGCGCGCGAACTTTCAAGCCTGAGGGTGCTCGGGCTCACGAAAGGCGAGATCGCCGTCATTCTGCTTGGAGAGCAGGCGATATTGACCGTGATAGCCATTCCTCTCGGCTTTCTGATCGGCATAGGTTTGTCGGTGCTTCTCGCACTCGGGCTCAGTTCCGAACTCTATCGGATGCCGGTGGTGTTCAGCGGCATCAATTTCGTTTTCGCGCTTGTGGTAACCATCGTGGTCAGCATCGTTTCCGGGCTGATGATCCGCTATCGCCTGAATCACCTCGATCTGATCGCGGTACTGAAGACGAGAGAGTGA